The DNA region CAggcggccttggccgaatcaaatattgagagagagattgtatatatgaatttTTCTActataaatgttcttggaaagtaaaaggagCCAACCTCCTCAAAGGAGgaggatatgccctatttatagtgtcacctccatgggtctcatacaatgataaataataaaataataataataaggacagctctgcacggatttggtgggattagactgacggcgccgtctgacacacgcatggtaggtagttgactatggcaggacgctactggaGCGTGGCCCGCATGCAAcagccacacggaccaacggctactcggacaaaCGGCCATGAATGCTGGGGTCATCGGGCTtggatgctcgggtcaccgggcttggatgctcgggtcaccgggcttggccaTTTCGACAACGTCGAAGGCAGACCTGTCGGTGCCCTTGCCCAGCACCGGCCCAAGCATtaccccggtcaagggcgaatagtatcccacacattctcattccttcctcTGGTTCCCCGTTCCACCGGTTCGCCTCATATCCGGTTTCTACCGTATACAGTAATTATAATCACCGTCTACGCCTCTCTCCTTCGCACAACCCTTGAGCGTAGATCTGTGATCGAAAAGGCCTAGTTTTCACTTGTGAAAGGATTCTTATGGATGAGGCTATAGATAGCGAGTACGGCGGGGAGATAAGTATGTTTCTCTCTGAGGGGGAGCTCGATGATGGGTATTTTCTCTGATGTGTCTCCCACCACTTATGAGCGTCTGCCGCAGCATGAGGTTTACGGCCTATTCTCTTCTgtctataataataataatgaatagtttatctctctctctctcatagcttttcttaaattatttattattgtgtTTGTGGTGGTGGATGGATATTTAATTGTCATTGAAATTGATTTTTGCTGTACAGCGAATGGCTCGAGATCTTGCTTCAGAGCACCCCCATCAAGATCCCTCTATGATGCTGCATGAATTGATACAGTCGTTAGATACACGTACGTAGTAAGCCTACTCCAGCTTCTTTATATGCTTATTCAATTTTAGTATCACTTTACTCACAAAATTTTGCTTCACAGAAACCGATTTGGTGTTTCATGTAATTTCCGCTGAGAGTGTGCCTGTTGTTCGTCGATTAGTTAAGTTTCTAGATGATATACAACTCAAGGTAGATAATTCATGTTTTGATCATTAACTTTAGCGTAGGTAACTTTAGTGGCTTCACACTCACTTTATTCTTGTTCGTAGGATTCTGCTACTGAGGTTCTCTTAAGAATTGTCTGTGATCCTCACTCACGGAAGTTTCTTGGGTTAGTCAAGGAGTTAGTGAGAGGGAATCGCCTGGTGTCAACTTAGGTACTTCTTTACAAGTCTCATTCAACTCGTGATAAGGCTGCCTTGGCACTTGAGATTGTTGCTACTACTTATCTAAACCTTTGGCATGTCCTTGAGCATGAGGATTTTCTCGAGTCCCTGGGTCAGTTGAAAAAAGATGATCCTCTTGACAATCAGAAAATAACCGCTCGTACTCTATTGAATTTTTATCAAGACAAGTATAAACCTGCATTTAAGCAGGTGAAACCAGCACTCAGAGCTCTTCATACCCTTGTCTATTCAGAGGACGAACAAGTGCTAATAATTGCATGTGCGACAATTTATTACCTTTATGCTCCCAACGATGACTATAACAATCTTCAAGGAATCATTGACTCCGATGATGACAGTCTTCAAGAAATCATTGACTCCGATGATGACAATATTCAAGAAATCATCGACTCCGATGTTTGTCTGAGGCTGGTTGCTCTACTCGAGAATGAGTCTTCTTCAGTCTTAAGTCTTGCCCTCCGTTGTGTTGGAAGTATTGTTTCTGATGTCAGACTCGGACCCTCAATGCAGATCTCAACTATCTGTACTCACCTGCGGAGCTTGCTAACAAAGACCTTCAACGAAAAATTTAGCCCGGTCTGCCAGATTGCAGAGAAAATTGTTGGTTGGTTGCCAATGAGCAGATACAGTATGGGATATGCCAGATTTTAAAGAATATCATTGCACCAGGAACAGTGAGCAGATAAAGGCTGTATTTGATGCTGGATTAACAGAACTTCTTCTCAAGTTTCTTGATTCTGATAACCTTCAAGTTTTGCATTGGGTTGCCTGGACAATTTCAGATGCTTTTGAGAATGGGACTGCTGACCAGATAAAGTTGATGGTGGAGAAGAAATTCATAGAACATATGTCTGGTTTACTAGACCGCGGGTGTCCACTTATTATCACTTGCGCTACAAGAGGATTAGTATATCTAATGCGTTTTGCACAACTGTCTGGAGACACTGATTATTATGCTGAGCGTATCAAACAATGTGATTTAGGGGACAAGGTTAAACTGGCTAAGAGGAAGTTCAACCACCTCAGAAGCTTTTGCCCAATGGATGAGGCCTCCGTTTTAATCAAGTACTTATATGGCAATAACTCTCCATCCAAGTCAAAGCAAGTACTTATATGGCAATAACTCTCCATTCTCGGATGACTCGGGTGGCCTGATTTTGGGCTATATCTCTGCTCATCGTTATTTTATTTACTGAAATTTGGTACGTTCATCGGCAATGCTATGAAGTGAATCGTGTAGGTGATTTGGGGTTGTAAAGATGGTGTTTTGGACATTTTTATTTGGGAcgagttttatttttatttcggCTTACATGTCAAATCTGGTTTTCTGAAAATCAGCCTTTGAATTGTTAGCATGGATAAGTCATTGTGGCATACTTGAGCTTTTCTTAAGTAATATATTTTTGGCCTTCCCTACTTTCATGTGAACTTCAACATTTTAATTAATACCATCAAtgttttcaaatatttttaaaaaaataaaaatgctatGTTCAATATATTTCCCTTAATGATACAACACAAAAGGATAAAAAAATTCACGTGACATAGTGAGGGTTGTATCAAAAGATTGTAGAAGAATGGACGTCGGGATGTTCTTGCACGTGTTAATCGAGATACAAGTAGTTTCTCTTGAGCCCTCATATGATAGTTTTATTAAAAGAATACTTATCATTAAATTTTTCCATAGTTACGTATCGAGGTTTCACGAGCCATTCATTGAATATGTTTTGTTAGGATTTTTATTCAAGGATTTCGGGATTATTTCAAAATAAGAAGATGAAGTTGGGTGTTAGGTTTTGGACATGAAACCTCAATGAAATCGAAGTCAACCAGATTGGGAATAAAACCTGTATAGGTTATTTAGCAATTGGGCTGATTGTAGTTTGGGCCTCTGGACAAAATTGATACTTTGCATTGGGCTCAATATTTCCGGATTCATTTGTGCACAAGAGAAGGCTCAAGTTCACCTCATAGCTGTCACTTTGTCTTAGCTGTAAATACACAGTATTTAATTTAATTTCTGTATTTACAAAGTAGTTAGAGATTTAGCAATAGGAATAGAACACCTGTCCATATGGTTATAGAGTAGATTCCCTTGCAACTTGTATAAATACCAGACCAGATTGTACAAAGAATTCATTTCAGAAATACAAAGGAAAATTTTTATATTGTTCTTCATTTAttttatcaaatatattgtagtcACTCAATTTAGATATCTACGACTTtataaagttttaatttttttgtgtttttctAATTTGGAGTTCCTCTTATAATCTTGAATGCTACTTTAAGATACAGTTTTTACACTGCTTCAACATTTATCTATAGTTGATAacattcaatatgggtcataagCTTTACTGAGGTTAGAACTTAGAAATCTCTAGCTTCTTCTTTTCAGTTTGTTAACGACAAATGTATTGCATTTTGTTGTATACGTGCAACACACGTGTCCAGAGACTAGTACTATTCTAAAAGTGGGAAATCTCATCATTCAAAGTTGGATTTCGATAATACCCTTCAAAAGTTAAACGACTTTTTTGTCCTTCGAGCAAAAATTACTGTAGATGATGAAATTTTATTAAAAGTAAATTCACAAGAAATTCGAATTATATTAAATCCAAGGTATATTAGtccgaacaaatattatgggctaatataattggattaattgcttaagtccaattggtatggatttaattgaaagaccaattcaattgggctagtctatcttgtcggacttcacatgatgagcccactctatTAGCTCAAGGTCCGTGCCACGTATCAAATGACGTGGCGCTCCAAGTCAAGTCAAAGACCAGTCAAATCatgccacgtgcataagtgacgcagcatgccaagacaatagaagaaccaatcaaatgtcgccaagtgttcaaatgataaggttcaaccaatcatatacaaaccctagctctcccctgcaactataaataggggtcttcacaaagccaaaagaaaaagaaaaaaaatacatagagaagctctcagccgcaagtcttccacatactaagaagtcttcgctccaagtggtgagccgcaagtttccatacctctacgtttgtgattaaagctcggctccgcattcgtagtgaaatatcaacaacaagtgattcgtccattcaagaataagcaaaagcccttgattgacggccgtatcgtgaggagaagaatcagaggattacatctttttatttaagatttcataaagattgtaacccccgcgcaaattcttgaaatcaaatattattctttgtcgctatttttcttgtcttgattattattttcaggaacgaaagattagtcgttacaatTACTATAGCAACATTTTTGTACAAAGATGGGAATTACACATtctattaaaataaaaataaaaaatcagcaTATTGAAGTGGCACATCAAACTATCAAAGCAGCTCTGTTTATTActctcaattcaatatccaaccTCTTATATCCTATACAACGTTTAGAGTAGTATCAATGCACATAAAATGAACCTGACCACTAAATTAGGATCCCACTAAATGGGCAAATTATGATTTCATGAATGTGTCCGTGAAAAGGATTTAATCACATTcaagtcttcttcttcttcttcttcttctttgtttttaactttttttttattaaataggGGTACGTGAAGGGGAAATGAGGAAGATATTACAATGTGAAGATTCAAACCCTCATCAATAAGGTGAAAGTTCATGCATCAACTAACTGAGCTAATAGATCCCTATCATTCTAAGTCTTCCTATGATGGAATCCATTTCTGGAAATTGTTTAGTTCTTAGATAGCGGTCCTCGAAGCTGCTATCTGTACACTTGACCCCGGTTAAGTGTCATGGAGCTCGGGTTGTAAGAAGCTTTACctttttgtaaatcttctatcaTTTTCAAGGTATCATTTcctatatagacacacacacacccGTATTGTTTTTCTGAAAACTACTCCCTCTGACCCAATGTATATgacatatttttctttttattcaaaaaaaaaaaaaatgacacttTTTCTTATTTAACAACGATTTTCTTatttaccttttacgcttaatgAGATAATCTATAACTTTGACTTGTTATagaccacacaaatatctttgacttattttagatcacaagatttaaaagtcttcatttatttcttaaatttcatgctCAGCCAAActacatcacataaattgggacgggggAGTATTATTTACTCACgtatatataagaaaaaaattTGCAACCCTCACTAAGGAGTGTCTTTGCTACTGTTTTCTGACACACTCCCTGCTTAATGTTGTAGAAGTTAGCTTCAATCTCGAAATTGGTCATTTTCTCTAAGAGAAATCTCGAAAAGTTGAAACTGAGTTTTCAAGAAAAAACCACATGGAACATGATCATAATTGTTTCATGCGTGGTATTCCCAAACAAATACGCCTCAATTCCAAATCCAAACTAAACTAGCTTATTGAGTTTTATGAATCATCTATATTCATTCTGGTCTATAAGTAATGCCTAAATTATTTGTTCGCTCGCAGTCAATCTACTGCAACCTCCTCCTTTGTTTGAGCTTGAGACTGGTTATTCTTTGCGAACATCCCATGGCGGAGTTATACAATCATCACAATAGTTCACAAAAATAATTCTTGTAGAGGAATTTACACAGAAAATAAAAACTGGACACACAAAAAAGAATAATTTATGTACAACCTTGATATGAGCTCACTGAGCAaaaattctgaattcttttgaGGAAATACATCGGTAGGGGAACGTTCCGCCTTTATAGAGAAGCCTCCGCGCAAGAGGTGATGGACGAAGTGAAAGCGAGAATGTCGGCCTATCCTTTAAGGCTTTCTGGATTCTTTTTATATAGAAAATATTGTTGGGATTCAATAACTTCCAGCTGGTCAGTAGGAGCTATAGTTCTCCAAAAACAATTCTCTTTGCCTAGCTCATGCACATTTCTATGTGTAGGCTAAACTTTCTATTCTGACTTCAAGTTTCACTTATCTCCTTTGGAAATTCAAGAACTTGATGGCATAAGCAAAAATAAAGCAGAAGAAAATTGCCCAAGCAACATGCGCTGCAGCAACTACTCCCAGGAAGTCATACTCAAAACCAAAGCTTTCCTTCAAATACAAATTTAATGGTACCTCACCACCTCCTGGTATCTCAACAAGATTTTCTTTGTCGCCTACTTGAGACGTTACGAGGCCGTATATTGTCCATGACACTGGAGAAGCCCAATAATACCACCTCCACCATATAGGAATTTGCTGCATATGTGATTATGATTTCATCAGAAAAATGCACGATAACAAGATTCTTTTAtcttattattttgattatgcaGTGCTTGGTATACTTACCGTTCTTGGAATGAGGAAACCGGAGAACAAGTTCCAAAAGCTGAGGAAGAAAGACATTACGATTGCAGCAATGTGGTAGTTTGGAGTGAGTGCAACAAGCATCATTCCATACATCGTGAAGTATACGAAGCAcatgaaaacaaaaaaataaaacaaaaagaaCTTTCCAGCGGTCCAGTGGAATCCAATCATTGCGTACAGAACAAGGCTGTAAATTAATGTTTGAATCGCGACATAGATAGTCTCTATGGCCACCTGCATATGGCATAAGTACGAATTACTGCTCAGCAACCAATTGATTTTCTAGAAATTTTAAGGAATATGTTTAATTGATGTTACTGCTATACCTGAGCAAATGCATAAGGGAGTGCAGAATACATTCCTGCTGCTTTTTCTCTATAAAAGACTGTCCTCTCTACAGAAACAATAGACTGTACAGCTGAAGTATTAGTTCCACCTAGGAACATGACAGCAGCATACATAGCTCCAACTATATTTAATAGGTCTTGTAGTTTGGACCTGTTGTCATAAATTAGTCTATAAGATGAAAAGTTGATTGTTATTGCCAACGTTAATTTGGGACTCAAGAAGATTACTCACAGTTGGTTCCCCTTATTCCAAAAAATGATTCCGAATATTACTCCTATTATTGTTGTCATAGCAAACCGAATGGCATTATACTGTGGATGCCTCCAATAGGACAAGTGTTGTTTCCAAAAGCAAGCCTTGCACTGTTCAAAAAATGGTTGGGCATATTCTGTGGGGAAATCAATATCTTGGGATCCAGGTGCAGGGATGCTTAGTTCTTTGATAAGTTCTTGATTCCTCCTGCGAAAACCGAGAAAGGTATGTCGAAGGGTCAGTAATACCAAAccagaagaaaaataaaaatacaactACTCAATCTTCTAAATTACCTATACAACTCAGAGGTGGCATAAATGTCGGCGAAGTCTACTTGAAGTTGAGCCTCAACAGCCGGAGCCGAGATGTCCAGCATCCAAGTAGCAGGATTGAATCCCTCTTTGATTCCAGGAACCCCTGGAACAGACTGAGGAAAAAGACAGCTCTTTAGTTGCTGATTTATTTTAATAGACTAGACCCCCACCCCCACAATTTGATAAAGATATGATCCTCACTTGAAAATACACAATCAGTAGGTGACTTGTCCTCTTTTCATCAATATCAGGGAAGTTCACTACTACTTCAACATGTAACCAGGTCAGGTAAGTGAGACAGATTTTCTAGGCAGAATTTGGTTTCTACCTTTCATGTACTGAATACTTAAACACAAGCTATCTTTGTTGAGATTTAGTCAAAATCTCACCTCCAGATAATGTTGGTGTGTACACCCAAAAGGAGGAACCTATGCATCACTTTCATTAATGGAGAATTGGGAGTGGGACTTGGAAGTTTTTGGGTGCTCCCTGGGGTCAGTTGGGCATATATTCCTATCATCAGTATGATCAACATTTAATGGAGTATTCACCCCAACAATAAGATTATTCAATAGATCCTTGGAATAATCCTAATGTTTATCTGCTAGGAATTATGAAAATCTATGCTCAATCAAGTATGGTGGCGAAAAGTTCTCCGGTGTTAGAATCATATTCCATGTCCAATATCATTTGAGGTGGCTTATTGATAGATATTTTAGAGGGAATAATTGGAATTTGCCTTGGTCTATCACATATGACAAGCTGATGTTGATTAATGATTACTCCTATTGACAAATGCATTATGGTGAATTGGGAAAGACCAGCCCTGAATACTATCAAACTAAATACAGATGGGAGCAAATCGATTAGCAGATGGGTTACTGGTGCTGGAGGTGTATAGTTAGGGATCATCAAGGTAATCTGGTAATGGCTTTAGTTTTGCTATAGCTTCGGAATATGGAACTAGTAAATATGCTAAGGTCAAAAGTCAAAACTTATTAAACTTGAAGTTTTGCCCATGGGCCAGGCAAGATCAAAAGTTCAAAACcacccattttatttcatttttccaaCGAGACCACCCATTTCCAAGGTCATCGGGTGTAATTTCCTAGAATAACCGACACCTTATAAGTAgcttactttcttttttaatattaatGTGGAACTTTGTTCACACACCCAACATTCTTATCTAATATCTTCTGCTATAAGTCCATGATTACTGAGGCAAAAAGCCAAAGGCAACAGAGAAGATATACACACAATTTACAAGTGTGGAGTAAAATTAAAATCGTGAAACCATCCTCTAATGACTTATCTTAAAAATTTCAGTAATTTTAAGATATACTAATATTGAACGTTTTGAGCAATAACTGGCAAAGAACTAGCTATTCAGGTGAAACTATCAAGCAACTCATTCTTGAACTTTGTAATCCTACACAAAATAAAGATTTTCCTCCGAAGACCAAATTCAAATACTCCAGTTATTAAGATAAACCAAAaagcaacacatttatatcaatGTCATGATTAGTAACAAGAACTATCATTTGCCATGCAACAGAGCAAGAACTAGAATTGttaactaattaattaatttctTTCTCTAGAACCAACTCCTGGAAattacttttctttttcttcattaAAGTTAATGAACATTTGTTTAGTAGAGAAACGATTAGAGATAGGCGATTGGTTATAACAAGGATGAAGTAGGTTGGGGACTACTGCATAGCTGACTATATATGTGAAAGGAATAAAATGATAAAACGTTAATTAACAACCATAAAGGACAGGTTACTCACTTGAAAATACTGAATCAGTAGGTGAGAATGATGGCCAAGAGGCCCTGCATATATGACTTGTCCTCCTCTTTTCATCAAAAACAGCTGTAAGAAAATCATTTGACATGATTATAAGAACAGTTTCATCACAAGTTTTGAAATCCTACATTGCTTGTACTAACTACCTCATCAAATGCTTCAAAGATATCTATGCTTGGCTGGTGGATGGTGCAGACAACAGTTCTCCCTGTATCCACAGTGTTCCTTACAGTTCGCATCACTATTGCTGCAGCTCTAGCATCAAGTCCTGATGTCGGTTCATCCATGAAAATAATAGATGGATTTGCCACCAGCTCTACAGCTATGGTCAGCCTCTTTCTCTGTTCAGTTGAGAGACCATCTACACCTGGAAGGCCAACTAGGGAGTCCCTCAGAGGATTCAACTCGACTAGCTCCATTACTTCCTCGACAAAATTCTGAACAAAACCAAAAATTGAAGTCAGTCCTTGACCTCCTTTTCCATGAAAtgtcaggttttttttttttttttttttttttttttacagaaaaTAAAGTTGAGCTTACTTCACTGATAATATGAAGTAAAAGGATAAGACAAAAGAGCAGACCTTCCGTGTATATTCTTTTACATCTGGGGAGAGGCGCAACCAAGCTGAGTATACCAATGACTCATAAACAGTAACATGCGGAGAATGAATGTCATTCTGTTCACAATAACCACTTATGCGAGCAAAAGTTGATTGATTCTTTGGATAACCAGAAATATTGATGCTTCCTTCAATGTAGCCTTCTGTTTTTCGTCCTGCTAAGACATCCATCAACGTGGTCTTTCCAGCACCACTCACACCAACTAAGGCCGTAAGAACTCCGGGCCTGAAAGCACCACTAACATCTCGTAACAATTGGAGACGAGTCTCGTCAACTCCTTGGGCTTTCATTTCCTGATAAAAGTATTAGAACTGTATAAGTCAACGTTACTCAAGAATACACCAGATTGTTTGGTAACTCAAGAAAGCTTATTCTTTTAGGAACTTTGACCGGAATATCTATAAGATTGTCTCTGAAACATTTCCCACTAGTTAGCCTCATCATTAGAACATGGGACTAATCATGGAAGTCAAATAGAAAGTTCCGAATAGCCATAGTAGTCAGTTCTTTGCAAACATGACATGTTGTTGCTGTATCACAGTTTTCATTAAGACTGGAGAGGCTGGCTTGTAGGTCTAAAATAGTAGTTGACTAACAGGTAGTGGCCATTCAACATTAATCTTTAAAACATGTATACATTCACAGATCCAGCTTCCACAAGATTGTTAGAAATTCCTTGGGAAGCATCTACTCTTGATTACCAGATAATTAGTAAAAACTGAATCATAGCAAAGTTAATCTTTAAATTCCAAAAATGTTACTTACAGCTGGCATATCGACATAATAATTGATATGATTAAATGCAAGGGACAGTGGCTGGAAAGGAAGCACCATTCCTCTTTTCTTGGCGTCTTCAGTACTTGAGCTGTTAGTGTTCCTTACGTCCATAAGTATACCTGTAATAATCATTCAGGTATTCAGAATATTTACAAAGAATAGAAGTAGAGAAAGGATTCAACATCTCATATATGATTTATCATGACATTGTCTCAACGTTGATTGTATTTTATGAAGGGATGCTCATACGACCGCCAGAATATAACCAACACCAGAATTGCGCACTTGAGAGATAGTTTACAGACCTTTAAGAAAATTATTAATTGCAGATGAACATTCCATTGGTAAGAATATTCTCAAATCTGGATTAACCAACCTTGTACTAGGACATGGTTTCTACTAACAGTCTTTTTCTCATTGCATGCAAATATGCTGGAACACACTTGGAGATAACATCCTAAGATTCTATTAAGACCTCCCACTAAACTCTTACAAAGGTCAAATACTCCTCACTCCACAAAGTTAATGAAAAATATGTTCTCTTGAGATACTTTCAAGAGACTCTTGTAAAAGCTCGCATGAATCCATCAGCCATCTCCTGCTTCAATGTAACTATGCTTGGATAATGGCCCAGGATGTTGAATTTCTATTATCAGCTTGGTAACAACAGTAAATTGATAGAAGATTGAAACAAGTTTGGAGGACCATTCCCTCAGCCATCATGTGGACCATCTGGCTAGAGAGGAATAAAAAGGGTTCTATACGGAACCTACATTTGTGATGCAGGAGCAGTTTGATGAGTGTGTTTTCTTAGAATTTTTGGATTCTCTAAAGAC from Lycium barbarum isolate Lr01 chromosome 10, ASM1917538v2, whole genome shotgun sequence includes:
- the LOC132612728 gene encoding importin subunit alpha-2-like, translating into MGIFSDVSPTTYERLPQHERMARDLASEHPHQDPSMMLHELIQSLDTQTDLVFHVISAESVPVVRRLVKFLDDIQLKDSATEVLLRIVCDPHSRKFLGLVKELVRGNRLAALALEIVATTYLNLWHVLEHEDFLESLGQLKKDDPLDNQKITARTLLNFYQDKYKPAFKQVKPALRALHTLVYSEDEQVLIIACATIYYLYAPNDDYNNLQGIIDSDDDSLQEIIDSDDDNIQEIIDSDVCLRLVALLENESSSVLSLALRCVGSIVSDVRLGPSMQISTIYTVWDMPDFKEYHCTRNSEQIKAVFDAGLTELLLKFLDSDNLQVLHWVAWTISDAFENGTADQIKLMVEKKFIEHMSGLLDRGCPLIITCATRGLVYLMRFAQLSGDTDYYAERIKQCDLGDKVKLAKRKFNHLRSFCPMDEASVLIKYLYGNNSPSKSKQVLIWQ